A genomic region of Streptomyces sp. R33 contains the following coding sequences:
- a CDS encoding RNA polymerase sigma factor produces the protein MDLLKDSDLLNELGPLLSAEAAAEAPGAGVEAADLEQAVWVRLLEHDPAPAEPARWLRRAVRAEARLARRRARREIPYGCRPGSAGAEPEDALLHGEENRALRSAVARLPGRCPELMRALLSPRDLTYREIAGELGISQGSLGPVRSRCLGCLRRMLASEVAAPRHRGRER, from the coding sequence ATGGACCTGTTGAAGGACTCCGACCTGCTGAACGAACTGGGCCCGCTGCTCTCCGCCGAGGCGGCGGCGGAAGCCCCGGGCGCCGGCGTGGAGGCGGCCGACCTGGAACAAGCCGTCTGGGTCAGGCTGCTGGAACACGACCCCGCCCCCGCCGAGCCGGCCCGCTGGCTGCGCCGGGCGGTGCGCGCCGAAGCGCGGCTCGCCCGGCGCCGCGCACGCCGCGAGATCCCGTACGGCTGCCGGCCGGGGAGCGCGGGCGCCGAACCCGAAGACGCCCTGCTGCACGGGGAGGAGAACCGCGCCCTCCGATCGGCGGTCGCCCGATTGCCCGGACGGTGTCCGGAGCTCATGAGGGCACTTCTTTCGCCCAGAGACCTCACCTACCGTGAAATCGCAGGAGAGTTGGGTATCTCACAAGGAAGTTTGGGACCCGTCCGTTCCCGATGCCTGGGATGTCTGCGCAGAAT